DNA from Amycolatopsis sp. DSM 110486:
TCCAGACTTCCACCCCGAACACCACCACAACTGTGTTCGGCAACAGGCTCGCGTCCGACGATCACCTACCCGTAGTGTTCACCGGGTGACCGGACCGATCCGTGGCTTCGTGACCTTCGTCGGCCTCGCCACTCTCGCCTGCGCCCTGACCGCCTGCGACGGCCCAGTGGGCGGCAACCCCACCCCAGTGAGCCCGTCAGGGTCCGCCTCGAGCAGTGCGCCGAGCACGCAGTCGGACACCCCGCTGGCGGGGATGAGCCCGTGCAAGACGCTCGACCAGGCCCTCGCCGGGCAGGGCTATCCGGCCTCCACGCCGTCGATCGCCGATCCGGAACATGGCTGCAGCACGGACAAGACCCAGGACAATCTCGGCCTGGTCTTGCAGGACGGGCAGAGCTACGACACGAACCTCTCGAACCCCTCGATGGCCCAACCCGGCCATGTCCGCACACGACGGGCAATCCTCGAACTGGAACCGACTCGTCAGGCCGGCCTCTGCGCCGTCAGGATCGAGGTCAAACCGAATTCTCGCGCCTTGGTCTCCGCGGCACTCACCAGCGGCAACACCGACGAAGCGTGCACAAGAGCCAGGAACGTTGCCGAAGCAGTCGAGCTTCTCCTGCCGAAGAACACGTGATGAAGGGTGCGCGGTTGTTCCGAACTCGCTGACAGCTCGCGGTGATCGATCTAGAGTGGGCGGGGGAGCACGTAGCGTAGGCAGGAGAGTGGTACAAGCGATGACGGGTGCATCCGACTTCGGCGGTCACCTCCCCGCCTCGACCAATTCCGGGCAGGACAACGTTCCGGATCTGTTGGTAAACCCTCTCGACACCGAGGGCGTACACCGCCTCAACGAAAGTGCCCAGAAGTTCACCGCACTCGCCAAAGGGGGCGGCTTCGCAGTCAACGAGGCCGGATTTCAGGCTTATAACAAGGTGTGCGATGACTTCCTTCACGGTTACACGGACATACAGCAAAACTTCTATCAGCTCTTGTCACGTGCCAAAATGGGTTCGAGCGACTACTCACACCAAGTCGCCGACTTCAACGTCAAGGTTGCAGGCGGTGACCCACAATCCTTGATCCCTAACCTTGAGCTGCTCAGGGAAAGCATCAAGCAAGTCCAGCAGGCTCTGCAGATCGCACGTGACAACTACCGCGAAGCCGACAGCGCCCACGCCCAGACATTCCGCAGCACCGGTGAGGCCAGCTGATGAGCGAACGCGCCCAACCCCGCGAGTACGAAGCCGACTACTACAGCCAAACTCACGCGGACCTGTCAAAAAAGGCAGCGCCCGGGCGTTTCGGCGCCGAGGATCAGCAAAACATCCGCGACTCGGTCGATCAGCGCACGGGCCAGGCGGCGTCGAACTACTCGGTCACCCAGGGTGATCAGCTGCTGCAAGGCCAAGCGACCCGCGGCGACGCCCCCGCCCCCAACGCGAACTACGCGGCGCACGATCACCAGCAGCTGTACGACATGGTGCACACGAACATGGACCCCGGCGAACTCGACGCCCGCGGGCGAGTCGCCAACGACCTCGGCAACTGGCTAGCCGCCGTGTCCAACTCGATCAACGACGCGGCCAACAGCAGCCAGATCGAGTGGCAGGGCTCGGGCGCGTCGCAGGCGCACAACTTCTTCCAGAACACCGCGACCTACGCTTCGAACACCGCGAGCGCCGCGCAGCTGAGCTCCAACCGCTACTCGCAGCAGGCCGCCGCGGCTGGGCACGCGCAGACGAACATGCCGGAGCCCGTCAAGTTCGACCAGCAGGCCGAGATGCAAAAGGCGACGCAGCAGTTGAGCGTCGCGGATCCCGCGGCCGCCGCGCAGACGATGAACGCCATCGCCGCCAAGCAGAAGCAGGCGGACGCCGCGCATCAGCAGGCCGTGCAGGTGATGCAGGGGCTGGACAACACGTACCACGAGACGTCCACGACCCAGCCCCAGTTCACGGCGCCGCCGCCGATCGGGGGTGGGGACGACAGCACCCACGCCAGCAGCGCCCAGCCCGGTGTCGGCCTCGGAGGGCACGCGGGTGCGTTGAGCAGTGGAGCCGGCAGCTTCGGGTCGCCCGGTGGAGGTGCGCCGGGAGGCGGCGGCCCCGGTGGCGGGGCGGCGGGCTTCAACGGCAACGCGTTCACTCCCGGCGCGGGCTCCAGCACCGGTGCCGGGTCCTTCGGTGGGCCTGGCGGCACTGGTGGCACTGGCTTCCGCCCGCCTGCGGGCGGCGGTGGCTTCGGGCGGCTGTCCCCGGACGCGTTGGCGTTCGGCGGGGGTGGGCCGGGCGGCGCCGGTGGCGCCGGCGACGAGACCCTGCGCGGCGGGCGGGCCGGCGGCGGAACCGGGCGATCCGGCGGCGGGTTCGCCGGCAGCCGCGTCTCCGGCGGTGGCGCGGCCGGCAAGGGCGCGGCGGGCGAAGGCGCCGAGTCCGGCAAGGGCGCAGGCGAGCGGCTCGAGCGTGGGGCGACCGCGGCGGCCAACGCGGGCAAAGCCGGGAAGGCCGGCGCAGGCGGAGCGGCCGGCGCCGCTGGGGCCGGCAAGAAGAAGGAAGACGACAAGGAGCACAAGAACAAGCTCCCCAACCAGGAAGACCCCGACGAGGTGTTCGAGGTTCGCCCCGAGCGCGGACCCGATGGGGAGAAGATCACACCGCCGGTCATCGGTGGGTGAGTAGAGGCTGACGGAGCGCGGCGCCACCTGAGGGTGGCGCCGCGTTGTGTTTCAGACAGTGTCGACGCCGGTGCGGCCGGGCGTGCACGGTCGACGCCGGTGCGGCCGCGAGTGAACGGTCGACGCGGGTGCGGCCGCGAGTGAACGTCGTGCGTCACACGAGTCCCGAGTGCACTGAGGCCCCGAAACGGCGCCTCACCAACGCGCGAGAGCCGAGTCCCGGAGTCACGATGACGCCGGCACAACCGCAGCAACCAGCGCTGCGAAGGCGAGCCCACCGCGAAGAAGCCCCGCGAGGCAAGAAGAGAACACCCAGGTCGACAAAGCGACACCACAAAATCCAGGGTAAAACCCTGACACCCCCACCCACCCCACCCCGGTACCGTCAAACCATGCGGTTCTACGTGGTCGATGCGTTCACCGGGGAGGCGTTCGCCGGGAACCCGGCCGGCGTGGTGGTCCTGGAGAGGGACGTGGACGCGGCCTGGATGCAGCAGGTCGCCGGCGAGATGAAGCACTCCGAGACAGCCTTCGTCCGGAAGAACGGCACCACGACGAGCCTTCGGTGGTTCACGCCGGCCACCGAGGTGGACTTGTGCGGTCACGCGACCATCGCGGCGACCCAGGTCCTCGGCGGAACCCAGACCTACGAGACCCGCAGCGGCATCCTCCGATGCACCAAGCACGAAGACGGCTGGATCGAGATGGACTTCCCCGTCGACGAGCCGCGGGAGACGCAAGAGGACGTCAGCCGCATCCTCGCCGACGAAGACGTGAAGCCGCTGTACGTCGGCCGCAGCAGGGAGAACCTGTTCGTCGAGCTCGAGACGCCGGAGCAGGTCGCCCGAGCCACACCGGACCTCACGGAGCTCAAGAGCACCTGGACCGGACGCATGATCATCACCGCGAGCGGCGACCCCGGCGAACCCAGCGAGACCGACGAAACCGGCGACAACACAGACTTCGTCAGCCGGTTCTTCGGCCCCGGCGTCGGTGTCGACGAAGACCCCGTCACCGGATCCGCCCACTGCGCCCTGGCGCCCTACTGGGCCAGGAAGCTGGGCAGAAAAGACCTGACCGGCAAGCAGATCTCCCAGCGTGGCGGGATCGTGAAAACCGAACTCGACAACGACCGCGTCCGCATCAGTGGGCGGGCGGTCACCGTGGTGAGTGGGGAGCTGCACGTCTGATGCGCCTGCTGCTGAACATCATCTGGCTCGTGCTCTGCGGATTCTGGATGGCCGTGGGCTACGTCCTCGCGGGCATCGTGTGCTGCATCCTGATCATCACCATCCCGTTCGGGCTGGCGTCGTTCCGGATCGCGAACTACGCGTTGTGGCCGTTCGGCCGGACGGTGGTCGACCGGCGCGACGCGGGTGTCGGGTCGGTGCTGGGCAACATCATCTGGTTCATCTTCGCCGGCCTGTGGCTGGCGATCGGCCACGTGGTCACCGGCATCGCGCTGTGCATCACGATCATCGGGATCCCGTTGGGGATCGCGAACTTCAAGTTGATCCCCGTGTCGCTGATGCCGCTGGGCAAGGAGATCGTCGACGTCCCTACGGCTCAGGCGTGAACGGCAAGGGCACCACGAGGCACGGGCCGCCCACGAACAAGCCGCCGTCGATGCCCAGGGCCTTGCCGCCGGCGTACAGGTAAGGCCCCTCGATCTGTGCCGGGTGGATGCCCAGCTGGTCGGCGATCACGCTGTGACCGTGGACGATCCGCGAACCGCCCAGGGCTTCCATCAACGCGTCCGCGTTCTCCTCGCCGGCCGGGCCGCGGAAGGCGTAGCGAGTGGTCATCCGGCGCCAGACGTCCCACCACGCCTCGATGTCGCTGCCGGTCAGGATTTCCCCCACCGACGCGTTGATCGACGTGATGTCCGAGCCCCAGTCGAGGTACTCCAGCGTGTCCGAATGCATCAGCAGGTGGTCGTCGACCAGCGCCACCAACGGACGCGCCGAAAGCCACTCGATGTGTTCCGGCGTCAGGCGGTCCTGATCGGACAGCAGGCCGCCGTTGATCTCCCAGCTGCGGGCGAAGCTGCGCGGCCCGAAGTCCGACGGCACCTGGCGGTCGCCGAAGTGGTACATCCCCAGGAGCAGGATCTCGTGGTTCCCCAGCAGCATCTGCACGGAGCCGCCCGCCTCCGGCGCCTGTTCCTGCAGCGAACGCACGAAGTCGATCACGCCGACGCCGTCGGGACCGCGGTCCACGAAGTCGCCGAGGAACCACAGCTGGTCTTCGGCGCCGCTCCACTTGCCGTCGCTGTCGACGAGCCCCTCGGCGCGCAGTGCGTCGGCCAGGGCGTCGCGGTGCCCGTGGACGTCGCCCACCACATACACGCTCATCGTTCGACGATAGGCCCTGCTCCGGCGCGCACGCCGGTCAGCCTTCGCCGAACGGGTCCAGGGTTCGCCCGATCAGGTCGGCGACCGAGTCGATCACCTTCGTCGGCCGGTACGGATAGCGTTCGGCCGACTCCGGAGTGGAAATCCCGGTGAGCACGAGGACCGTCTGCAGCCCCGCTTCGATGCCCGCGTGGATGTCGGTGTCCATGCGGTCGCCGATCATCAGCGTCGACTCCGAGTGCGCGCCGAGGCGCCGCAACGCCGAGCGCATCATCAGCGGGTTCGGTTTGCCCACAAAGTACGGCGAACGCCCGGTGGCCTTCTCGATCAGCGCCGCGACGGACCCGGTGGCCGGCAGCGAGCCCTCCATCGTCGGGCCGGTCGCGTCCGGGTTGGTGGCGATGAACTTCGCGCCGCCGTCGATCAGGCGGATGGCGTTGGTGATGGAACTGAAGCTGTACGTGCGGGTCTCGCCCAGCACCACGTAGTCCGGATCGCGTTCGGTCAGCACGTAACCGACCTCGTGCAACGCGGTGGTCAGCCCGGCCTCGCCGATCACGAACGCCGTGCCGCCCGGGCGCTGCGAGTCGAGGAACTGCGCCGTGGCCATCGCGGAGGTCCAGATCGACTCCTCCGGGATGTCGAGCCCGGTGCGCAGCAGCCGCGCCCGCAGGTCGCGCGGGGTGTAGATGGAGTTGTTCGTGAGCACCAGGAAGCCGATGCCGTTGTCCCGCAGCTCGCCGAGGAACTCGTCCGCGCGCGGCACGAGGTGCTCCTCGCGAACCAGGACGCCGTCCATGTCGCTCAGGTACGTCCAGCGTCCTTCAGTCACCCTCGCCGTCCTCTGTTCTGCGGTACTTGATCGAAACAGGCGCACCGTACCACGGCACCCCGCCACGGTGCGCCCGCAGAGGATTTCCATTGCGGCACAACGCAGTCAGGCTTGCGCGGGATGCACCGCCACCGTCGCGGCCTTCACCGACAGCGTCACGGACGAGCCCGGCTCCAGCTCCAGGTCGGCGACCGCCGCCGGCGTCAGGTCGGCGGTCAGGCCCTCGGCCCAGCCGCCGCCGGTCACGCGCAGCCGGATCACGGGCCCGTGCGGTTCCAGGGCCGCGACCAGGGCCTCGGCGGTGTTGCGCGGGCTGCCGTGGTGCTCGCCGTCGTGCGGGTACACGGCCACCGCGCTGGGCTCGAACACCGCGACCGCGGCCTCCCCCACCACGGCGTCCGGCGAAAGCAGCCCCGACACCAGGTCACCCGACTTCGTGCGCAGCCCCTCGGCCTCCGCGAGGCCCGCAACCAGGTTGAGCCCCGCGATCCGGGCCGTGAACGCCGTGCGCGGCGCGGCCAGCACCTCCCGTGTGGGCCCGCGTTCGACGATCCGCCCGCCCGACATCACGGCCACGTGGTCGGCCAGCGCGAGCGCGTCGAGCGGATCGTGCGTGACCAGCACCGTGGTCGGCCCGCCGCGCAGCACCCGCCGCAGCAGGCCGCGGATCGCGGGCGCCGCGTCCACGTCGAGAGCGGCGAACGGTTCGTCGAGCAGCAGCAGCGACGGCGTCGAAGCCAGCGCCCGCGCGATCGCCACCCGCTGCTGCTGGCCACCCGAGAGCTGGCCGGGCCGCCGGCGCGCGAACGCCGACGCGTCCACCTCCGCCAGCCACATCTGGGCCTCCTCCCGGGACTTCACCCTGCTCGCACCGGCCGAACGCGGGGCGAAAGCGACATTGTCCAAAGCGGACAGATGCGGGAACAGCAACGCGTCCTGCGACAGCAACCCGACCCCCCGCGCGTGCGGCGGCAGGTTCACCTTGTCCCCCGCCAGCACGCGGCCGGACAACGTGATGTCGGCCGACGTCACGGGCACGAGCCCGGCCAGGCCACCGAGCACAGTGGACTTTCCCGAGCCGTTCGGGCCGAGCAGCGCCAGCACCGTTCCCTCGGGCACGGTGAACTCGACGTCGAGGGAGAACGTGCCGCGCGAGAGCGCGATCCGAGCCGAGAGCGTCACCGGAAACCACCTTCGAACGACCGCGGCCGCGCCACCGCGATGACCACGATCGCCACCACGATCAGCAGCAACGCGAGCGCCACCGCGCTGTCGACGTCCACCTCGGCCTGCGTGTAGACCTCCAGTGGCAGCGTCCGCGTGACGCCTTCCAGGCTACCGGCGAACGTGATGGTCGCGCCGAACTCACCCAGCGCGCGGGCGAAGCTGAGCACCACGCCGGAGCCGAGCGCCGGCAGCAGCAGCGGCAGCGTCACGCGGCGGAACACCGTCCACGGCCGCGCGCCGAGCGTCGAAGCCACCTGCTCGTAACGGTCGCCGGAGCCGCGCAGCGCGCCTTCGAGGCTCACGACCAGGAACGGCATGGCCACGAACGTCTGCGCGATCACCACGGCCGCGGTCGTGAACGGGATCTGCTGGCCGGTCAACGCGTTGATCAGGATGCCGAGGAAACCCTTGCGTCCGAGCAGGTACAGCAACGCGAGGCCGCCGACCACGGGCGGGAGCACCAGCGGCAGCAGCACGATCGAGCGCAGCAGCCGCGTGCCGCGCACGCGCGAACGAGCCAGCACGACGGCCAGCGGCACACCGAGGATCACGCACGCCACCGTCGAGAGCAGCGCCGTGATCATCGACAGCTTGAGCGCGGCCAGCGACGATTCGGAGATCAGGAGAGACGGGAACCGGGCGACGTCCGAGCGCACGAGCAGCCCGACGACGGGCAGCACCACGAGCGCGAGCGCCACCACGGCGGGGATCCAGAGAACAAGGGGAACCCGCGAATGCGGCGGCCGTTGCTCGACCGCCGCACCGCGTCGCCCCTTACTGAGCCGGGCCAAACCCGATCTTGGTCAGCTCGGCCTTGCCCTGCGCGCCGAGCACGAAGTCGTTGAACTCCTTGGCCAGAGCGGCCTGCGGAGCGTCCTTCACGACGGCGATCGGGTAGTTGTTGATCGCGCCGGAAGCCTCCGGGAAGTCCACCTTGTCGACCTTGTCCGCGGCCGAGGTCGCGTCGGTGACGTAGACCAGGCCCGCGTCGGCATCACCCGACTGCACCTTCGCCAGCACCTGCTTGACGTCGGTCTCTTCGCTGGCCGGCTTCAGCGTCACGCCAGTGTTCGTCTCGACCTTCTTCGTCGCCGAGCCGCACGGCACCTGGGCCGCGCAGACGACGACGGTCAGGCCGGCCTTGTTCAGGTCGGCGAACGTCTTGATGCCCTTGGGGTTGCCCTTGGCCACGGCGATCGCCAGCTTGTTGGTGGCGAACACCGTCGGCTGGCCGTCGATCACCTCGCCCTGCGTGGCCTTGTCCATGTTGGCCTGGTCGGCGGAGGCGAACACGTCGGCCTTGGCCCCGTTGTCCAGCTTCTGCACGAGCGCCGACGAGCCCTCGTAGTCGAACTTGACGGTGACACCCGGGTGCGCCGCCTCGAACTCCTTGCCGAGCTCGTTGAACGACTCGGTGAGCGACGCGGCGGCGAACACCGTGAGCGTGCCCGTCGCGCTCGAGCCGGCGGGCGACGGCACCGCCGGGCCGCCGGAGCCCGGACTGGTGCTGGCCTCGTCGTTCGCGCTGCACGCACCGGCCAACAACGCGACCGCCGCTACGGCGATGGCGAGCTTCTTCATCTGTTTCCTTCCGGGGTCTCCACCACGACGGTGGTCGCCTTGACAACGGCCACCGCGAGCACACCCGGGCGCAACCCGAGCTCGCGGACGGCTTCTGAACTCATCAGTGACACCACTCGGTGCGCCCCGCACTGCAGCTCGACCTGTGCCATCACCTTGTCGGCGGTGACCTCGGTGACGAGCCCCACGAAGCGGTTGCGGGCGGAGCGGCCGACTGCCGACGGGTCCTCGGGACCGGCGGCCTGCGCGCGGGCGAACCCCGCCAGCTGGGCACCGTCGACGACCTTCCGGCCGGCGGCGTCGTCCGTCGCGGTCAACTGACCGCCGCGGACCCAGCGCCGGACGGTGTCGTCACTGACGCCGAGGAGCCGGGCGGCCTCGGACAACCGAAATTGCGGCATGGCCGGAAGATTATCGCCGCAGTTGAGGAAAAGCTACGTGAAACGTGAATTGTCGAGCACTTCGTTGTGTGACGCTTCAAGTATTGCGTTCTGGTAACGCTCGGGGTTTGCCCGGACGGTCCGCAGCCCTCGCCCGCGACCGCTGATCGAGTCGGCCGATGACCCACGTCACAGCCGGTGTGGACAGTCGGGTTCGCGCCGCAATCCGCCCCGCTGCCAGGAGTTCTGCGCCCCGTCCTGCGAGGTCGGGGGCGGTGCGGTCGATTCCGGACAGTCGCGCCGGCGCCGGCGCCGGCGCGCGAGCGGCCCGGCCGGGTCTGTGAGCGGGCGGTCACGAGGAGGTCACCGACGGCTCGCGAGAGGCCCTTCATCGGCCGACCCGGTGATAAGGACGAGTCGGCTTTTCAGGCGTTCACGAGTTAGGCTGTGCGTAATGACAGCAGTACATCTCGGGTTTCCTCGCGTCCCCGGTACACGAGGTTCGTCCGGCGCGCCCTCGGCACCCCGGCCCGATCATCCCGGCTTGCTCGACCAGTTCGGCCGCGTGGCCACGGATCTGCGGGTTTCGCTCACGGACCGCTGCAACCTGCGCTGCACGTACTGCATGCCCGCCGAAGGCCTCGACTGGATGCCCGGCGAGCAGGTGCTCAGCGACGACGAGCTGGTGCGGCTGATGCGCATCGCCGTCGAGACGCTGGGCGTCACCGACATCCGCCTGACCGGCGGCGAGCCGCTGCTGCGCCCGGGTCTGGAGGACATCGTGGCGCGGATCACCGCGCTCGAGCCTCGGCCGCGGGTTTCCATGACCACCAACGGGATCGGGCTCGCGAAACGGGCGAAGGGCCTCGCCGAGGCCGGCCTGGACCGGATCAACGTGTCGCTCGACACCGTGGATCGCGCCCTGTTCGAGCAGATCACCCGCCGCGACCGCCTCTCCCACGTGCTGGCGGGCCTCGCGGCCGCGCGCGACGCTGGGCTGGCGCCGGTGAAGGTCAACTCCGTGCTGATGCGCGGGCTCAACGACCACGACGCCGTGCCACTGCTGCGATTCTGCCTCGAAGAGGGCTACCACCTGCGGTTCATCGAGCAGATGCCGCTCGACGCGCAGCACGGCTGGAACCGCGGCGAGATGATCACGGCCGAAGAGATCCTGAGCATGCTGGGCGAGGAGTTCTCGCTGTCGCCGTTCCCGGCCGCCCGCGGCGGCGCGCCGGCCGAGCGGTGGCTGGTCGACGGCGGACCCGGCGACGTGGGTGTGATCGCGTCGGTGACCAGGCCGTTCTGCTCCGCGTGCGAGCGCACCCGGCTCACGGCCGACGGCGCGGTGCGCTCCTGTCTCTTCTCCAACGACGAGACGGACCTGCGCGCCCTCGTGCGCGCGGGCGCGCGCGATGAAGAGGTAGCGGACGCGTGGCGGGCCACGATGTGGGGCAAGCTCGCCGGCCACGAGATCAACGAAGCCGGGTTCGCGCAGCCGATCCGGCCCATGAGTGCGATCGGCGGATGACATGTCACCCCAGTCTCTGGAACCGATGACCGTGCTGGTCCGCTACTTCGCCTCCGCCCGCGCGGCGGCGGGAGTGGAAGAGGAGAAGCTGAAGCTTCCTGAGGGCTCGACCGTCGCGGACGCCGTCCGCCTGGTGCGCGAACTGCATCCGGGACCGCTGCCGCGCATCCTCGACGCGGCGAGCTTCCTGTTGAACGAGGTTGCCGTCCGTAATCAGAATCGCGCCCTCAGTGACGGAGCGCAACTCGACGTGCTCCCACCCTTCGCCGGCGGCTGACCCTCGCGAGACCCCGCCAGACCCGGCTCAGTGGCTCACTGGGCCCTTGAACCCTCCTGTCCGGCCATTTGGTCCGGACCACGCCGAGCGGCGCTCAAGGCGCCTTGAGCGGCCATTTTTGTCAATACCTACTCTCCGGAGTAGTTCGCTCACGGCGTATTCCCGGACACCCACAGAACCACTCGACGTGCACTGGCAGACTTCGCACTGAGTGGTTTAAGGTGCCCAACTCAAAGGCCGCGCGAATGGACCGTTGACGCCTTATCGACGTGATCCAAGCCTCACGATCTGTGAAATATCTCGGGCAGAAAACGGGCAGATAACGGCCCTCTGACCTGCGCAAACATGCCGATCGCGAGAGGTTGCGTGCTGTTACTGTGACGTAGGTCACATGCCGAATGATTTCCGATCACGGCTCTCATTACGTACCGTCGCTTTTCGGTTGGCCCCGACCAACCGAGCAAGACCGGGAATCCGTAGTGCCTAGCCCTGTCCAGCGGATCCCCGGACCCATACCCCGAGCGAAAGCATTTCCGGACAGGGACGAGGGGACGAAGACCGCGCGTCGTGCGCAGTCCGCGTCTGCCGCCCGGCAACGGGCGGACGGGCTCCCAACCCGGCCCTCAGCCTTCGGGCTCGTAGGCGCAGGAAAACCGAGAAGTATTCTCATGTCTTACCGAGGCAAGCACCGCAAGATGTCCGCCGCCACCCGCACCATCGCCCGCGTCGCTGTCGCGGGTATCGCGGTCGGCGCGCCCATCGCGATCGCCGCGACCCCCGCGTCGGCGACCAACTGGGACGCTGTCGCGCAGTGTGAGAGCAGCGGCAACTGGAACACCAACACCGGCAACGGCTACTACGGCGGCCTGCAGTTCACGCAGAGCACCTGGAAGGCCTACGGCGGCACCGGCAGCGCGTCGAGCGCTTCCCGTGAGCAGCAGATCGCCGTGGCCGAGCGCGTTCTCGCGGGTCAGGGCGGCGGCGCGTGGCCGAACTGCTACGGCAAGGGTGCCGGCGGCTCGACCGCCGCGCACAAGTCGACGAAGTCGACCAAGTCGACCTCGAAGTCGACTGCCAAGAAGTCGACGACCCCCAAGAAGAGCACGAGCGCCCCCAAGAAGGTCGCCAGCACTCCGGTCACCGGCGTGCCGAGCTCGAACCCGAACGGTGACTACACCGTCGTGTCCGGCGACAGCCTGTCGAAGATCGCCAAGCAGCTCAACGTTCAGGGTGGCTTCCAGAAGCTGCAGACCCTGAACAAGTCCTACATCCCGAACCCCGACCTGATCCTGGTCGGTCAGAAGATCGCCACCAAGTGACTCCTGACCTCCTCGTGAGGTCGTGAAGTCCTTCAGGGCGCAGCGTTCGGTTGGCTGTGATCCGACGAAAGGGCCCCACCGCGAATTTCCCCCGGCGGTGGGGCCCTTCGTGGGGTCTGACGAACGGCCATTGCCGCAGCGGATCAGGGTGAGTTGACCCATTCGTCGGAGCCGTCGGTGAAGTGCTGGTGCTTCCAGATCGGGAGCCGGGCCTTCACCTCGTCGACGAGCTCCGCGCAGGCCGAGAAGGCCTGGCCGCGGTGTTCGGCGGCGACAGCGCACGCCAGCGCCACGTCGCCGATGGCGAGCGGACCGACGCGGTGGCTCACGGCCACGGCGCGGACACCCGTCCAGCCCGTGGCGAGCTCGGTGACGACCTGGGCGAGCACCTCGCCCGCGGTGGGGTGGCCTTCGTAGACGAGGTCGAGCACGCCCTTGCCGCCGTCGTGGTCGCGCACGACCCCGCCGAAGGTGACGACGGCGCCGGCCGCGTCGTCCTCCACGAGGCGGGCGTGCTCGTCGACGGACAACAGCTGGTCGCTGACCTCCGCGCG
Protein-coding regions in this window:
- a CDS encoding PhzF family phenazine biosynthesis protein, coding for MRFYVVDAFTGEAFAGNPAGVVVLERDVDAAWMQQVAGEMKHSETAFVRKNGTTTSLRWFTPATEVDLCGHATIAATQVLGGTQTYETRSGILRCTKHEDGWIEMDFPVDEPRETQEDVSRILADEDVKPLYVGRSRENLFVELETPEQVARATPDLTELKSTWTGRMIITASGDPGEPSETDETGDNTDFVSRFFGPGVGVDEDPVTGSAHCALAPYWARKLGRKDLTGKQISQRGGIVKTELDNDRVRISGRAVTVVSGELHV
- a CDS encoding YccF domain-containing protein is translated as MRLLLNIIWLVLCGFWMAVGYVLAGIVCCILIITIPFGLASFRIANYALWPFGRTVVDRRDAGVGSVLGNIIWFIFAGLWLAIGHVVTGIALCITIIGIPLGIANFKLIPVSLMPLGKEIVDVPTAQA
- a CDS encoding metallophosphoesterase family protein, with protein sequence MSVYVVGDVHGHRDALADALRAEGLVDSDGKWSGAEDQLWFLGDFVDRGPDGVGVIDFVRSLQEQAPEAGGSVQMLLGNHEILLLGMYHFGDRQVPSDFGPRSFARSWEINGGLLSDQDRLTPEHIEWLSARPLVALVDDHLLMHSDTLEYLDWGSDITSINASVGEILTGSDIEAWWDVWRRMTTRYAFRGPAGEENADALMEALGGSRIVHGHSVIADQLGIHPAQIEGPYLYAGGKALGIDGGLFVGGPCLVVPLPFTPEP
- a CDS encoding HAD-IIA family hydrolase, encoding MTEGRWTYLSDMDGVLVREEHLVPRADEFLGELRDNGIGFLVLTNNSIYTPRDLRARLLRTGLDIPEESIWTSAMATAQFLDSQRPGGTAFVIGEAGLTTALHEVGYVLTERDPDYVVLGETRTYSFSSITNAIRLIDGGAKFIATNPDATGPTMEGSLPATGSVAALIEKATGRSPYFVGKPNPLMMRSALRRLGAHSESTLMIGDRMDTDIHAGIEAGLQTVLVLTGISTPESAERYPYRPTKVIDSVADLIGRTLDPFGEG
- a CDS encoding sulfate/molybdate ABC transporter ATP-binding protein — translated: MTLSARIALSRGTFSLDVEFTVPEGTVLALLGPNGSGKSTVLGGLAGLVPVTSADITLSGRVLAGDKVNLPPHARGVGLLSQDALLFPHLSALDNVAFAPRSAGASRVKSREEAQMWLAEVDASAFARRRPGQLSGGQQQRVAIARALASTPSLLLLDEPFAALDVDAAPAIRGLLRRVLRGGPTTVLVTHDPLDALALADHVAVMSGGRIVERGPTREVLAAPRTAFTARIAGLNLVAGLAEAEGLRTKSGDLVSGLLSPDAVVGEAAVAVFEPSAVAVYPHDGEHHGSPRNTAEALVAALEPHGPVIRLRVTGGGWAEGLTADLTPAAVADLELEPGSSVTLSVKAATVAVHPAQA
- a CDS encoding ABC transporter permease, which translates into the protein MPAVVALALVVLPVVGLLVRSDVARFPSLLISESSLAALKLSMITALLSTVACVILGVPLAVVLARSRVRGTRLLRSIVLLPLVLPPVVGGLALLYLLGRKGFLGILINALTGQQIPFTTAAVVIAQTFVAMPFLVVSLEGALRGSGDRYEQVASTLGARPWTVFRRVTLPLLLPALGSGVVLSFARALGEFGATITFAGSLEGVTRTLPLEVYTQAEVDVDSAVALALLLIVVAIVVIAVARPRSFEGGFR
- the modA gene encoding molybdate ABC transporter substrate-binding protein; the protein is MKKLAIAVAAVALLAGACSANDEASTSPGSGGPAVPSPAGSSATGTLTVFAAASLTESFNELGKEFEAAHPGVTVKFDYEGSSALVQKLDNGAKADVFASADQANMDKATQGEVIDGQPTVFATNKLAIAVAKGNPKGIKTFADLNKAGLTVVVCAAQVPCGSATKKVETNTGVTLKPASEETDVKQVLAKVQSGDADAGLVYVTDATSAADKVDKVDFPEASGAINNYPIAVVKDAPQAALAKEFNDFVLGAQGKAELTKIGFGPAQ
- a CDS encoding molybdopterin-binding protein; translated protein: MPQFRLSEAARLLGVSDDTVRRWVRGGQLTATDDAAGRKVVDGAQLAGFARAQAAGPEDPSAVGRSARNRFVGLVTEVTADKVMAQVELQCGAHRVVSLMSSEAVRELGLRPGVLAVAVVKATTVVVETPEGNR
- the moaA gene encoding GTP 3',8-cyclase MoaA, whose product is MTAVHLGFPRVPGTRGSSGAPSAPRPDHPGLLDQFGRVATDLRVSLTDRCNLRCTYCMPAEGLDWMPGEQVLSDDELVRLMRIAVETLGVTDIRLTGGEPLLRPGLEDIVARITALEPRPRVSMTTNGIGLAKRAKGLAEAGLDRINVSLDTVDRALFEQITRRDRLSHVLAGLAAARDAGLAPVKVNSVLMRGLNDHDAVPLLRFCLEEGYHLRFIEQMPLDAQHGWNRGEMITAEEILSMLGEEFSLSPFPAARGGAPAERWLVDGGPGDVGVIASVTRPFCSACERTRLTADGAVRSCLFSNDETDLRALVRAGARDEEVADAWRATMWGKLAGHEINEAGFAQPIRPMSAIGG
- a CDS encoding MoaD/ThiS family protein, producing MTVLVRYFASARAAAGVEEEKLKLPEGSTVADAVRLVRELHPGPLPRILDAASFLLNEVAVRNQNRALSDGAQLDVLPPFAGG
- a CDS encoding transglycosylase family protein — translated: MSYRGKHRKMSAATRTIARVAVAGIAVGAPIAIAATPASATNWDAVAQCESSGNWNTNTGNGYYGGLQFTQSTWKAYGGTGSASSASREQQIAVAERVLAGQGGGAWPNCYGKGAGGSTAAHKSTKSTKSTSKSTAKKSTTPKKSTSAPKKVASTPVTGVPSSNPNGDYTVVSGDSLSKIAKQLNVQGGFQKLQTLNKSYIPNPDLILVGQKIATK